Proteins encoded within one genomic window of Calypte anna isolate BGI_N300 unplaced genomic scaffold, bCalAnn1_v1.p scaffold_86_arrow_ctg1, whole genome shotgun sequence:
- the MPV17 gene encoding protein Mpv17 translates to MAGLWRGWGRLLARRPGAAQALTAGALMAVGDVVAQQLVEQRGLSGHQGPRTLRMAAIGCGFVGPVVGGWYRVLDWLVPGATKVVAVKKMVLDQGFFAPSFLGCFLAVTGVVNGLSVEENWAKIQQDYVDALLTNYCIWPPVQVANFYFVPLQHRLAIVQCVAIVWNCYLSWKANRM, encoded by the exons ATGGCGGGGCTCTGGCGGGGCTGGGGGCGGCTGCTGGCGCGGCGGCCCGGGGCGGCCCAGGCGCTCACCGCCG GGGCCCTGATGGCTGTGGGGGACGTCGTGGCACAGCAGCTGGTGGAGCAACGGGGGCTGAGTGGCCACCAGGGCCCCCGCACCCTGCGGATGGCGGCCATCGGCTGCGGCTTCGTG GGCCCTGTCGTGGGTGGCTGGTACAGGGTCCTGGATTGGCTCGTCCCAGGGGCCACCAAAGTGGTGGCTGTGAAGAAGATGGTCCTGGACCAG GGGTTCTTCGCGCCGTCTTTCCTCGGCTGCTTCCTGGCCGTGACGGGGGTGGTGAATGGGCTGTCAGTGGAGGAGAACTGGGCCAAGATCCAGCAG GACTATGTGGACGCTCTGCTGACCAACTACTGT ATCTGGCCACCGGTGCAAGTCGCAAACTTCTACTTCGTGCCCCTGCAGCACAG gctggCCATCGTCCAGTGTGTTGCCATTGTCTGGAACTGCTACCTCTCCTGGAAAGCAAATCGGATGTGA
- the UCN gene encoding urocortin codes for MLSPPRAPWCPVSSRGSEPSASQVRTEPRMRRVLLTLLLLLARPPSAAPRPALPDGSVPEAATGSGAGARDPPLWSPLELPAVGQWRARREDPPLSIDLTFHLLRHLLLLARAQSQRARADSNRIILDAVGR; via the coding sequence ATGCTTTCACCCCCCAGGGCCCCCTGGTGCCCGGTCTCTTCCCGTGGCTCTGAGCCCTCGGCCTCGCAGGTGCGGACGGAGCCGAGGATGCGGAGGGTGCTGCTCACACTCCTGCTGCTTCTCGCCCGCCCGCCGTCCGCCGCCCCTCGCCCCGCGCTCCCAGACGGCTCCGTCCCGGAGGCGGCCACCGGGAGCGGGGCCGGAGCGCGGGACCCCCCGCTCTGGTCCCCTCTGGAGCTGCCGGCCGTGGGGCAGTGGCGGGCGCGGCGGGAGGATCCACCGCTCTCCATCGACCTCACCTTCCACCTCCTGCGGCATCTCCTGCTGCTCGCCCGCGCCCAGAGCCAGCGCGCCCGCGCCGACAGCAACCGCATCATCCTCGACGCCGTGGGACGCTGA
- the TRIM54 gene encoding tripartite motif-containing protein 54: MNFAVGLKPLLAEARSMESLEKQLICPICLEMFTKPVVILPCQHNLCRKCANDVFQASNPLWQSRGSSAVPSGGRFRCPSCRHEVVLDRHGVYGLQRNLLVENIIDIYKQESARPLHAKAEQHLMCEEHEDERINIYCLRCEAPTCSLCKVFGAHKDCEVAPLPAVYQRQKSELSDGIAMLVAGNDRIQAIITQMEEICHTIEENGRRQKQHLGLRFDALCSILEERKKELLQSIVQEQEAKVQRVRGLIRQYGDHLEASSKLVESAIQAMEEPQMAVYLQHSKELLKKITDMSKVSMSSRPEPGYENMDHFSINVDYVAEMLRTIEFQTEPLGEDEVDGAGDGSEAAGDEDRLDSLEVAEAVEDVGPRQKPTSSPHGETQH, translated from the exons ATGAACTTCGCGGTGGGGCTGAAGCCGCTGCTGGCGGAGGCGCGGAGCATGGAGAGCCTGGAGAAGCAGCTCATCTGCCCCATCTGTCTGGAGATGTTCACCAAGCCCGTGGTCATCTTGCCTTGCCAGCACAACCTCTGCCGAAAGTGTGCCAACGACGTCTTCCAG GCCTCCAACCCGCTGTGGCAGTCGCGGGGCTCCAGCGCGGTGCCGTCCGGCGGCCGGTTCCGGTGCCCGTCGTGTCGCCACGAGGTGGTGCTGGACCGGCACGGGGTGTACGGGCTGCAGCGGAACCTGCTGGTGGAGAACATCATCGACATCTACAAACAGGAGTCGGCCAG GCCCCTGCATGCCAAGGCTGAGCAGCACCTCATGTGCGAGGAGCACGAGGACGAGCGGATCAACATCTACTGCCTGCGCTGTGAGGCACCCACCTGCTCCCTCTGCAAGGTCTTTGGGGCCCACAAGGACTGCGAGGTTGCCCCACTCCCCGCCGTCTACCAGCGCCAGAAG AGTGAGCTCAGCGATGGCATTGCCATGCTGGTGGCGGGGAACGACCGCATCCAGGCTATCATCACCCAGATGGAGGAGATCTGCCACACCATCGAG GAAAATGGCCGTCGGCAGAAGCAGCACCTGGGGCTGCGGTTCGACGCGCTGTGCAGCATCCTGGAGGAGCGGaagaaggagctgctgcagagcatagtgcaggagcaggaggccaAGGTGCAGCGTGTGCGGGGCCTCATCCGACAGTACGGAGACCACCTGGAGGCCTCTTCCAAGCTGGTGGAGTCAGCTATCCAGGCCATGGAGGAGCCCCAGATGGCCGTGTACCTGCAG cactcCAAGGAGCTCCTGAAAAA GATCACAGACATGTCCAAGGTGTCAATGAGCAGCCGCCCGGAGCCTGGATATGAGAACATGGACCACTTCTCCATCAACGTGGACTACGTGGCTGAGATGCTGAGGACTATTGAGTTCCAGACAG AGCCACTGGGTGAGGACGAGgtggatggagctggggatggcAGCGAGGCTGCAGGGGATGAGGACCGGCTGGACAGCCTGGAGGTGGCCGAAGCCGTGGAGG ATGTGGGGCCAAGGCAGAAGCCAACGAGCTCCCCCCATGGTGAGACC CAGCACTGA
- the DNAJC5G gene encoding dnaJ homolog subfamily C member 5G has translation MAESGRSQRKLSRVGESLYRVLGLQKGSSPEEIKKAYRKLALKYHPDKNPDDPAAAERFKEINSAHATLSDPDKRQLYDQYGSLGLYVAEQFGNDAVKHYFLMSKWWFQALVLCCGALTCCCCCCCCFFCCGTCCPPKEDESYKYVDPKDLEAQMRAEDADPQVPIVAQPLPAGPEPLPAASTRTDA, from the exons ATGGCGGAGTCCGGGCGGTCGCAGCGAAAGCTGTCCCGGGTCGGGGAGAGCCTGTACCGCGTCCTGGGCCTGCAGAAGGGCAGCTCCCCCGAGGAGATCAAGAAGGCCTACCG GAAACTGGCTCTCAAGTACCACCCGGACAAGAACCCTGATGACCCAGCGGCAGCCGAGCGCTTCAAGGAGATCAACAGCGCCCACGCCACGCTGAGTGACCCGGACAAACGCCAGCTCTACGACCAGTACGGCTCGCTGGGCCTCTACGTGGCTGAGCAGTTTGGCAACGATGCTGTCAAACATTACTTTCTTATGTCCAAGTGGTGGTTCCAG GCCCTGGTGCTGTGCTGCGGTGCtctcacctgctgctgctgctgctgctgctgcttcttctgctgCGGGACCTGCTGCCCACCTAAGGAGGATGAGTCCTACAAGTACGTCGACCCCAAGGACCTGGAGGCACAGATGCGTGCAGAGGACGCTG ATCCACAGGTCCCCATTGTGGCACAGCCCCTCCCTGCTGGCCCAGAGCCCTTGCCGGCTGCCAGCACCAGGACTGATGCCTGA
- the LOC103527700 gene encoding uridine-cytidine kinase-like 1 isoform X1: MCPGSCCSPWTPSTKCWMRGSRRWQPAVTTTSTTPMPSTLSCLSASSKTVYGANVIVFEGILAFANKELLKLLDMKVFVDTDSDIRLVRRLQRDIMERGRDIVGVIKQYNKFVKPAFEQYIEPTVQVADIVVPRGGENSVALDLIVQHVHSQLEKREITVRAALASAHQGQPLPKTLSVLESTPQVRGMHTIIRNKDTTRDEFIFYSKRLMRLLIEHALSFLPLKSVTVETPQGTMYEGKRFHRQRITGVSILRAGETMEQALTAVCKDIRLGKILIQTNHDTGEPELHYLRLPKEISEDYVILMDSTVSTGAAAMMAVRVLLDHDVQEDRIFLLSLLMAEMGVHSVAYAFPRVRIITTAVDKRINEEFHIIPGIGNFGDRYFGTDGPSAWCENDGTHC; the protein is encoded by the exons ATGTGCCCTGGGTCGTGCTGCTCTCCATGGACTCCTTCTACAAA GTGCTGGATGAGGGGCAGCAGGCGCTGGCAGCCCGCAGTGACTACAACTTCGACCACCCCGATGCCTTCGACTTTGAGCTGCTTGTCAGCGTCCTCC AAAACAGTGTATGGAGCCAACGTCATCGTCTTCGAAGGGATCCTGGCCTTTGCCAacaaggagctgctgaag CTCCTGGACATGAAAGTGTTTGTGGACACGGACTCCGACATCCGGCTGGTGCGGCGGCTGCAGCGCGACATCATGGAGCGCGGCCGCGACATTGTGGGTGTCATCAAGCAGTACAACAAGTTTGTCAAGCCGGCCTTCGAGCAGTACATTGAGCCCACCGTGCAGGTCGCCGATATCGTGGTGCCCAGgg GTGGGGAAAACTCTGTGGCCCTGGACCTTATTGTGCAGCACGTGCACAGCCAGCTGGAGAAG CGTGAGATCACTGTCAG GGCAGCCTTGGCCTCTGCCCACCAAGGACAGCCGCTGCCGAAGACACTGAGTGTCCTGGAGAGCACGCCGCAGGTGCGGGGCATGCACACCATCATCAG GAACAAGGACACCACCAGGGATGAGTTCATCTTCTACTCCAAGCGCCTGATGAGGTTGTTGATTGAACACGCCCTCTCCTTCCTGCCACTGAAG TCAGTCACTGTGGAGACGCCCCAGGGGACCATGTATGAAGGGAAGCGGTTCCACAGGCAGAGG ATCACTGGCGTGTCCATCCTGCGCGCGGGGGAGACAATGGAGCAGGCCCTGACTGCGGTCTGCAAAGACATCCGCCTGGGCAAGATCCTCATCCAGACCAACCATGACACAGGGGAGCCCGAG CTCCACTACCTGCGCCTGCCCAAGGAGATCAGCGAGGACTACGTCATCCTGATGGACAGCACCGTGTCCACCGGCGCTGCTGCCATGATGGCCGTGCGTGTCCTGCTG GACCACGATGTCCAGGAGGACAGGATCTTCTTGCTGTCGCTGCTGATGGCAGAGATGGGGGTGCACTCTGTGGCCTATGCCTTTCCCCGCGTCCGCATCATCACCACCGCCGTGGACAAGCGGATCAACGAGGAGTTCCACATCATCCCAGGCATTG GTAATTTTGGGGACAGATACTTCGGCACTGATGGACCCTCTGCCTGGTGCGAGAACGATGGCACACACTGCTGA
- the LOC103527700 gene encoding uridine-cytidine kinase-like 1 isoform X2: MDSFYKVLDEGQQALAARSDYNFDHPDAFDFELLVSVLRKLKKGKSVKVPVYDFTTHSRRREWKTVYGANVIVFEGILAFANKELLKLLDMKVFVDTDSDIRLVRRLQRDIMERGRDIVGVIKQYNKFVKPAFEQYIEPTVQVADIVVPRGGENSVALDLIVQHVHSQLEKREITVRAALASAHQGQPLPKTLSVLESTPQVRGMHTIIRNKDTTRDEFIFYSKRLMRLLIEHALSFLPLKITGVSILRAGETMEQALTAVCKDIRLGKILIQTNHDTGEPELHYLRLPKEISEDYVILMDSTVSTGAAAMMAVRVLLDHDVQEDRIFLLSLLMAEMGVHSVAYAFPRVRIITTAVDKRINEEFHIIPGIGNFGDRYFGTDGPSAWCENDGTHC; this comes from the exons ATGGACTCCTTCTACAAA GTGCTGGATGAGGGGCAGCAGGCGCTGGCAGCCCGCAGTGACTACAACTTCGACCACCCCGATGCCTTCGACTTTGAGCTGCTTGTCAGCGTCCTCCGCAAGCTCAAGAAGGGCAAGAGCGTGAAGGTGCCGGTGTATGACTTCACCACGCACAGCCGCCGCCGCGagtgg AAAACAGTGTATGGAGCCAACGTCATCGTCTTCGAAGGGATCCTGGCCTTTGCCAacaaggagctgctgaag CTCCTGGACATGAAAGTGTTTGTGGACACGGACTCCGACATCCGGCTGGTGCGGCGGCTGCAGCGCGACATCATGGAGCGCGGCCGCGACATTGTGGGTGTCATCAAGCAGTACAACAAGTTTGTCAAGCCGGCCTTCGAGCAGTACATTGAGCCCACCGTGCAGGTCGCCGATATCGTGGTGCCCAGgg GTGGGGAAAACTCTGTGGCCCTGGACCTTATTGTGCAGCACGTGCACAGCCAGCTGGAGAAG CGTGAGATCACTGTCAG GGCAGCCTTGGCCTCTGCCCACCAAGGACAGCCGCTGCCGAAGACACTGAGTGTCCTGGAGAGCACGCCGCAGGTGCGGGGCATGCACACCATCATCAG GAACAAGGACACCACCAGGGATGAGTTCATCTTCTACTCCAAGCGCCTGATGAGGTTGTTGATTGAACACGCCCTCTCCTTCCTGCCACTGAAG ATCACTGGCGTGTCCATCCTGCGCGCGGGGGAGACAATGGAGCAGGCCCTGACTGCGGTCTGCAAAGACATCCGCCTGGGCAAGATCCTCATCCAGACCAACCATGACACAGGGGAGCCCGAG CTCCACTACCTGCGCCTGCCCAAGGAGATCAGCGAGGACTACGTCATCCTGATGGACAGCACCGTGTCCACCGGCGCTGCTGCCATGATGGCCGTGCGTGTCCTGCTG GACCACGATGTCCAGGAGGACAGGATCTTCTTGCTGTCGCTGCTGATGGCAGAGATGGGGGTGCACTCTGTGGCCTATGCCTTTCCCCGCGTCCGCATCATCACCACCGCCGTGGACAAGCGGATCAACGAGGAGTTCCACATCATCCCAGGCATTG GTAATTTTGGGGACAGATACTTCGGCACTGATGGACCCTCTGCCTGGTGCGAGAACGATGGCACACACTGCTGA
- the LOC103527700 gene encoding uridine-cytidine kinase-like 1 isoform X3, which yields MRGSRRWQPAVTTTSTTPMPSTLSCLSASSKTVYGANVIVFEGILAFANKELLKLLDMKVFVDTDSDIRLVRRLQRDIMERGRDIVGVIKQYNKFVKPAFEQYIEPTVQVADIVVPRGGENSVALDLIVQHVHSQLEKREITVRAALASAHQGQPLPKTLSVLESTPQVRGMHTIIRNKDTTRDEFIFYSKRLMRLLIEHALSFLPLKSVTVETPQGTMYEGKRFHRQRITGVSILRAGETMEQALTAVCKDIRLGKILIQTNHDTGEPELHYLRLPKEISEDYVILMDSTVSTGAAAMMAVRVLLDHDVQEDRIFLLSLLMAEMGVHSVAYAFPRVRIITTAVDKRINEEFHIIPGIGNFGDRYFGTDGPSAWCENDGTHC from the exons ATGAGGGGCAGCAGGCGCTGGCAGCCCGCAGTGACTACAACTTCGACCACCCCGATGCCTTCGACTTTGAGCTGCTTGTCAGCGTCCTCC AAAACAGTGTATGGAGCCAACGTCATCGTCTTCGAAGGGATCCTGGCCTTTGCCAacaaggagctgctgaag CTCCTGGACATGAAAGTGTTTGTGGACACGGACTCCGACATCCGGCTGGTGCGGCGGCTGCAGCGCGACATCATGGAGCGCGGCCGCGACATTGTGGGTGTCATCAAGCAGTACAACAAGTTTGTCAAGCCGGCCTTCGAGCAGTACATTGAGCCCACCGTGCAGGTCGCCGATATCGTGGTGCCCAGgg GTGGGGAAAACTCTGTGGCCCTGGACCTTATTGTGCAGCACGTGCACAGCCAGCTGGAGAAG CGTGAGATCACTGTCAG GGCAGCCTTGGCCTCTGCCCACCAAGGACAGCCGCTGCCGAAGACACTGAGTGTCCTGGAGAGCACGCCGCAGGTGCGGGGCATGCACACCATCATCAG GAACAAGGACACCACCAGGGATGAGTTCATCTTCTACTCCAAGCGCCTGATGAGGTTGTTGATTGAACACGCCCTCTCCTTCCTGCCACTGAAG TCAGTCACTGTGGAGACGCCCCAGGGGACCATGTATGAAGGGAAGCGGTTCCACAGGCAGAGG ATCACTGGCGTGTCCATCCTGCGCGCGGGGGAGACAATGGAGCAGGCCCTGACTGCGGTCTGCAAAGACATCCGCCTGGGCAAGATCCTCATCCAGACCAACCATGACACAGGGGAGCCCGAG CTCCACTACCTGCGCCTGCCCAAGGAGATCAGCGAGGACTACGTCATCCTGATGGACAGCACCGTGTCCACCGGCGCTGCTGCCATGATGGCCGTGCGTGTCCTGCTG GACCACGATGTCCAGGAGGACAGGATCTTCTTGCTGTCGCTGCTGATGGCAGAGATGGGGGTGCACTCTGTGGCCTATGCCTTTCCCCGCGTCCGCATCATCACCACCGCCGTGGACAAGCGGATCAACGAGGAGTTCCACATCATCCCAGGCATTG GTAATTTTGGGGACAGATACTTCGGCACTGATGGACCCTCTGCCTGGTGCGAGAACGATGGCACACACTGCTGA